In Phalacrocorax carbo chromosome 1, bPhaCar2.1, whole genome shotgun sequence, the genomic stretch GCTGATTGGGCACCACTAACATGTGCTCAGCCCCTGCGAGGTTTAGAGCTTAATTCAGCATTCTGTGAGCAGAGATGGAGGCGGTCATCACCATCCAGGTGGCTGGGGTGCCCATGCTGAGAGCAGCCTGCTGGGTCTGCCACTGCTCGCTCCTCCTCACAGCTTTTGTTGCTCTGATCTGAGAAGCCAGCTGGCCACCGGTGAGGCAAAGCCCCCCACAACAGCTCTGGGCATGCCacccttgcttttcttcttgttggGAGATGAGTGGCATGCAGCAGCCCTTCCCCAcacagcagaaatcccaaatgGAGTCCTTTATGTTTCTTAAGAATATGTAAACACGTTCCCCCTTTGGCTGCCCCATGGCTGGCAGGCACTCCTTCCCTGGAAGCCTTCCCTGGGTTCAGTGCAGCCATCTCAGCACACTTTCCTTCCAGGCTCTGATATGCAGATGCCAGCACTGGCAATACCTGTGAGGACACATAAGAAATGGGCTTGCTTGGGGAACCAGTATCACGTTTCCCTTTTCTTGTACTTCAGCAATACTTTCCTAGAACTTAGCTAAGGGGAGTTCTACCCAGGGGAAGCTTTTAAAGCTTGCTCCTCTTCTTCTGCAGCCCTTACAGTGGGAGAAATCAGCTCTGGAAGAGgaggggacaggcagcagaggCAAGACCCGCTTCAGCAACCCAGTTTAAATCACAACCTTCCTCATGCTAAGCAtgaacagttgtttttttttttcttctcctttgtgGCTATATAGGTCACCCTCTCCTCATGCAGTTGGGTAATAGTCTTATGGCAGCTTCAGGACTTGTGCATGTGGAAAAGTTtctcttctcaaaaaaaaaaaaaagaaaaatgctttcagtggAGTTTAGCCTCCAGAAATAGGAGAGGGCTCATGCTACGTGACTAGACAGCATTACGTGAACCATCTGCAAGTACTCCATGGCCCACAAGCCACAGTTTAAAACTCCTTATGCAGAGCTGACCATAGGAAATacttactgaaaagaaaaatataccaGAGCCTCCATGTTCTATTCATAACCAGATAGCTCCAGTGTAGCATGGTGATCAGATTTTTAAGTCAGCAATGATAATAACAGAAAGTACAGGTTGCCAATGCTTCTGAAGTGGTTATTCTTGATTGTTGCCTGTGCAAAGATTTAGTATGCCTTTGGGTCACAATGCACAAGTCAATTTATAacaacttaaagaaaaattgcaatTTAATGTTAGAACTGGCATTTTAATGAAGAAGTTATTGGAGTTAAGTTGACTCTCCTAAAAGTTGGGATGATGACCAGTATTACAAGTTTTTATTAATGCCACTGCTTTTAAATGACTGCAAAACACTGGATAACTAATGACGTTATCACCTGATGTACTTGATAATATATATCTAGTTGTGAGTGCATAATTTGCCTATCAAATATTGAGAATGTGTCAATGTTTGTAAATCATTATGAGAGATCGGGATCGAAATATAAACTACACTTTATTAGTGAATAGTTACAATTTATTAGTGAACTGGATCTGTATAccattcatttttccttcagtcagttactgtcttgttttctgtttgtggagTAAAGAAACATAAAACCCCCtctaaaggtgaaaaaaaacaaattgtgAATATTCATGTTCTCTCTTCATACTTCAACAGTATGACATAGTGTActatggctttttttctcttaacttGCCGCCTGCCAGCTCTGCATTTCAGGTCAGCTGACTGGCAGTTGGGTATCTTACTCTTGTTCTGCAAAGCTATGAAACTGTggagactggctgggcatttTGAACAGCCAGGGAAGACAAGTacctaaatttatttttaaataaagtgtgAGTATTTAATTCAGTGACACCCTTTTGATCTATGCAAGGAGATACCCACAGAATTCTCCTACTATTCCCATAATCgatctgcatttctttcaccCTCAGGTATCACCTAGCAGAAAACCATGGGCAATTTCAAAGGGCATGCCCTCCCTGgaagctttttccttctttttggcTTGTGGTGGTCAGTGAAATATCCACTGAAGTATGCCTGTCGAAAAAACAAGAATGCTTGCTATCTTGGCTCCAGGGCAGGATTTCAGCGCTTGGAGTTTGTTGAGGGGATCATCAAAGCTGTCTTTGCCCTGATTGGTAAGTAAGGTGGACTTGGGTCAGACGACAAAAAGGCTGTGCctttttacacttttttcttaatttattttgttctctgataaaatatattgttgtagttttggtattttattctttaaatgccATGAAACTAAGAACTAGTGGGACTACTGCTATTATTTACATAGTTATTACTGTAACATGGTTTCCATCCATAGTGCTCTCTGGAGATTCTTTAAGGTCTCCTGACTACTACACAGCTAGTCAATCTGAGTGTTCATATGCTGTTCACTACTTCAGGGAGGGAGATGAGGTGTTTAGGCAAGGGGCTCACACATGCAGACTGGGAGCACCAGGCTGTGGGGggggttgcttttccattttgaatCCAGTCACCTCAGATGTTGGTAGTCTCCACTGAGttataaaataagtaaatgCAGATGCTTCTTCATTAATGTCATTCAAAAGTGAAAACATTCGCAAAGAAAGACTGAACTCCAGATCTTATTGCTTCAGGACCATTGCAatggggtggggcagggggtgttTCTCCTTCTGTTGTGGACTGGCCTGGGTACAAACCCATGGGGATGGTTTAGTGAGCTGTGCAGCCGACCGGAAGTGCCTAGATCTTGTTTACGTTCCAGCAGGCTATATGTTACCAATTTACCTTTATAGAGCAGCAAGCTAAATAATGGGACCTGGGGAGCTCAGCACATGTGGCTCTCAAGTTGGAAAGGATCTTTGTTTGTAgtctttttagatttttagattgTATCTATCTACTCTTCTTTAGATGCTCAGAGTTGTCTGGTTTCTAATCAAGGTGCAGGCTGTGCCAAAATCttgttcttgcttttccttcccctttggGAGTTGAATCAGTTAAGAATCATCAACACTGAAGTGATGTGTCCAGTATACAATttgatttgctttaaaaatttatcAAAACTTAAATAATAGCGTTCATTTTGAGGTATGAGCGGGGACATCTTTCCTACAAATCTCCCGGTCGGTGTCTAGAGGTAGTTGGGCAGCTAAAACACTCATctagtgtttttattttcacccTGAAACAAAAAGCTATTATTTTAACATATGGTAATTTCAATTCCAGTCAAAAACATGGTCAAGAAAATCTGGCAAGGACACAcagtaaaagcagcagaaggagTAAAACCTGCTGTTTCTGTGTTAGTAAAACTTGAAATAAAGATGGAAGAATACTGCATTTGGTCTGCAGCATATCTACTTATACAGCAGGATACTGGCCCACACTTTATAAacaatataattaattttaacattttgaaaGCATAACATATTTTAAACCCTTCCCAAACTTCACTGATCTTAAAAAGTATCTAAAAGCAGCTTTCCCCTTGCAGGAGTACTGCAGCTAGTTAGCAACACACTGAGGGGCCAAGGTAAGGGAGGCGGTGGAAAAGCAATTCAAATACTAATTCAGTATACATTCTCATGGGACCTTTAATAACTTTGCATGGTGGAGGGATTTCCTTTTATggttttatagaaaaaaaaacccttttgaaTTAGAGTCTGAACTCTGCCTTCCTGCATATTGCAGGGGACTGAAATGGTAAATCTTTCTTTTGGGGACTTCAGCATGTGTTACGCTCATGTCTGAACCACTGGGAAACGCAGCTGAACAATTCAGTCAGAGGACTACTACAATAGCAAttgtttttaagacaaaaaagcagcacagaataGCTGTCTCCATTTTCACTGCTGGAAACTGCAAGATGCAAATATTCCCACCAGGAGTGGAGCTGAAGCCTGGTTTCCTCTGGCTTTCTTCTCTCCAGATTATGTGATACTTAATATATGCTTGAGCTCACTCTGTGGTCTTTCCCTCAGTATAGCAACTTATTTCATCTGTCCTCCACCCACTGCCTATTTCCTTGAAAAGTTATATAAAATTAATACCTTTGAGGCCTCTGTGCATTTTCACTTGAAGTTGGACAACATGTTAAAACCTTTACTGGGAATCTCTCAACTGGGCAGAAGGGAGTAATACATAGCAATCACCCAGAGAAATCCTCAGGCAACCAGAATAAACCCGAAACTGACTGGCAGTATGCTGCAGGGGGATATAGTGTTGCCTCTATCGTTTTATAAAGACTTATCATCAATCTAAACCTTAAGCACCAGGAAAAACAGTTATACTTTTCTTCTCATGCACAGGAATGGTGGCCGAGCAGTTTGTTCCCGATGGACCTCACCTGAAGTTGTATAATTATGAGGAAAAGCACTGGGATCACTTGATGAACTGGCAACATGCCACCATGTACCTCTTCTATGGCATTTCAGGGCTGGTTGACATTGTGGCTCACGGGACCAATGCATTGCCAGTGGCCATGGACAGGATGATGCTTTCCTTAGCAGTGTTTATTGAAGGTCAGTTTACCTCTCCCTGCAGAGGTTCATGTGAAACTTGCAGAGGGGAATCAGTCTTTGGTCTGGGAATCTCAAACCAGCCTTAGAGAATGAGCCTACAGGAGCTGGGTGTTTAACTCCCTGAAATGCTTAAAAAAGGTCAGTCTTGGCCCTCCTTAAACTACTGAGGGTTTGTCTCCACTGCAGCCCAGAGCATGATAACACATTGTAGAGGTGTATCTGTGCTTTCCTAACAGGCTCAGGTAGATAGCAACAGGAATGTTAATAGCACAAGCCTGTTTTGGGTAAGTGCTCGGTAGCTGGGGCATATGTTTCAATGTATGTACTGACATGGTATGCAACATGTTGGCTAAAGCCAGTGTGAGCGCATCTACCTGCACACCAGTCACACGCTGGCATTGCACTGGAGAAACACTCAATTTATGTTTTCTGTATGCACAGTATATCTCATAGCACCCCTTTTGTTACACTGCAGAGAGAGATGAATGAGACTTCTTGTTAATGTGTTTTAAACGAAAGGTGACAGAGCTGCACCCTCCCATCCAATTTCCTGGGCTGAGCTCAAGAGTGGGAGTACACAGAACGTAGGCATCAGTCTTAAAAACTACTCTCAGTTCAACTGAGGAGGTGTTATTGGCATAAAGACAAATGCTAAAGGTTCACTGTTGTCTAAAAGCAGATGCAGGGAgattacaagggaaaaaaacgtCCTAAACTGATCACTTaattttttccaggttttctcttttgctaCCATCTTCATGGGAGAGCCATGCTGGATGTTCATGTTCATCAGTTATTGCTATTTGCTATCTTTGGCGCTGCTGTTTGCATATTTCTGGAAGTTTTCTTCCGTGGCAGTATTGTCCTAGAGATGCTCCGTACAAGCCTCTGCATATTACAAGGCAGCTGGTTCTGGCAGGTAGGTCACTTTTCTGCCTTAGGGATTTCTTCCTTCACCAAAATTCGTCATTTACCCTTTGCAGATATTTTGCAGGTAATATAatatgccttttaaaaacagacctCAAAGGTGTCATAGAAAACAATACATTCTTAATGTCCCTTTAAAGAGATGAAAGTATTTATCCTATCTGTTTTATAGATGAAAAAGACATTCTCCTTCTAGTCTCTTTTATTTGAATCAATAAAAAAGCTAAGATGGTTTTGCTGAGCTCTCCCTTGCAACAGAACATCCCCTCTGATCTCTGTACCATCCTGCTCAAAATTTGCCAGCCAAATGGCGGTGATTTTACAGCCCGGCAACGTATGCTGCTCTTTATGAAGCCAGTCCCTGCTGTCAGCTGCCGGAGCAGTGACTAAATGCCCAGCAGAGTACTGGGCAGGTGAGGCAAAGCACCCATTGACATTGTGGGAAGAGGAACGAAGGTGCAAGTTATCTTTCATGTTGGCTGCCTCTTTCTACTTTCTAAAAAGCATTTCAACAGTAGTAATCTAGGTTTAAAAGGTATTTGAGCTCCCGATTTGCATTAAGAGACTGAGTGATGTAAAGCCTCATGCTTTTCCAGTATTCAGGAATTGAGGAGAAGAAGTAACCTTAGGGTTACTTTGGGATGTGGCTCCCAAAAGGACTCTTCAAAATGTAGCTGCCATTCCTTCACTTACTTGTGATCCTATCCAATTAATAGATATTTGATACCAACCCTTTCTTTGCTGTCAAACAAGGGAGAGAATTTAATGAACTGCTGCGATCTTGTAACAAAGAAATAGGAGCACTAGTGCGGATGTGTGTTTCATCTTATAGTGGAGAACTGAGGTCacttcagtgatttttctttccgGCATGTCTAGACTGGCTTCCCTTTTTTATATTCTGGCCAGACACGATTAATAAAAAAGTTTGCTGTTCCTTAGGAGAACTGGACACTCAGCAccaaatcaaatatttaaatacttgcTCTGGCAAGAAGACAGACCTCTGaaacagcagtatttttctATAAGTGAACTCAAGAATCTGGTGCTGCAGCActtggtgttttattttcttgtttgtaaaCATTTCTTCAGTGATTTAAGAAGCTTTACGTAAGAGGAGTTAGATGcaaccatttatttttgttgtgtgcCTAATCTAATTTAAGAACAAGTTATTTCTTTAGCTCCGGAGACAATGTGAGTTTTGTTTCAAAGTAAAAAACTGAAGAACTAAAAATACAAGAGATTTAAGTGTGGCTTTTTTCACACCCACATCAGACTTCAACGGTATGTGTGACTGTAAACCACATACTGGCTGCAGCATGACAAATTTGTAAAAGGTAAAGAGACTTTCTTTCTGTCTCATCAACACCCTCATTCACTGAATTCTCTGCATGGAAATGCAAAATGcactcctcccctcctccttcctctcttcctcttctcagGTCCTAAATTCTCAGCTAAACTGCTGAGTGGTGACTTTGAAAAGTATTAGGCAGTACAGAGGACTGGTGCTTGTCAAGGCAGACCCTGTGTAGCCATGGGATTACTAGTTTCTCAGGTTATACATAAATCTGAATTTGATCTTTCCAAGCTCTGATCTTTCCCAGGTCCTTAATTCACTGGGCAAGAGCAAGGGATCTCCAAAGGCATTTCTGCACAAAACTGTGTAAAATGATCGTTTGCATCCAAGTGTGACCgcaaaattgtttttaatattaatcaTAGAAATAATCAGCACCATAAGTAAATGAAATGTCTGCCTTGTGATGTGTAGCATGATACATGATACCGCATGGGATATACATCAAATGGCATTTGctaaatatcttttattttattacagatcGGTTTTGTGCTTTATCCTCCAAATGGGAGTCCAGAGTGGAATCAGATGGATCATACTAATATGATGTTCCTGACCATGTGCTATTGCTGGCATtatgcctttgcttttcttatacTTGCAGTGAATTACACAATTGTCAGCTGGTAAGTTACTCGAAACACTAAAACTTTGGAGACCTGTCTATTTAGTCCAGCAGGagctttattttagaaaagtttCACTAACAAATCAAAAGGCTTCCACAAAGTAATTCATTTTCTTgcaaggtaaaataaaaataggtatTGTTTATCGATGAAGACGACATGACTCATTGCTTCAgtaggaaggggaaaaatattcataaaatacAGCTCTGACAGCATAAAGCTTCTCACATAAAATCAGCTCTTTTTGATGGTCTTCCACATTTGTAAGTGCATAAAAAATTACAAGGAGGAGAGACCTTTTTCCCTATAATGTCTTCTCTCCCAGTGCTCATCTCTACTAAGTCTGAGCCCAGCAGGCTTCATGACTTTGAAGATTATTGGACAGGTTTCATTGCTAGCAATTTCCTGTGATTAGGCCCGAGTTCTTTTTCACTAGCCAGTTTCATCGCCTAATTTCTAGTTAGCCCTTTTCCTTGCCACCCGATGCTAATTCTGACAAAATTCCAACTGCAGAGTTAACTTGGTTATAAAGATGAGCCTGATTCTGCCCACAGGACCTTATCAAGCCTTTGCCTGCACTGTCCTAAATATGCTTCTCACCCCTTGCTTTATGCCTACCATCTTATTTAGACATGCTTTGGCCATATGTAGTTCTTGCAGTCTTGCTTTGCACCGAGGAGGTGCCATGTCTTTTTGGACACTCAAAGCTGGGTAACTGATTTGTTGTGTAAAGGATGGAAACTATAGAGAAtcaaggaatcacagaatcacagaccggtaagggttggaagggacttctggagatcatcttgtccaacccccctgcttgagcaggtacacctagggcagggggcacagggcttCATGTAGGTGGATTTTGAGTATTTCCACAGACAgaatccacaacctctctgggcagcctgttccagtgctctggcaccctcacagtaaagacaatttttttcatattcaggtggaacttcctgtgttccaacttgtgcccattgctccttgtcctgtcattgggcaccactgaaaagagtccagccccatcctcttgacccacccttcagatatttataaatattgataagatccccactcagtcttctcttctccaggctgaagaagcCCAAgggtctcagcctttcctcaagagagagatgctcctgtcccctgacCATCTTCGTAGTTCTCTGCTGGACGCTCttcagtagttccctgtctttcttcaactggggggcccagaactggacacagtactccagatgtggcctcactagggcagagtagagggggaggataacctgccttgacctgctggccaccctccTTTTAACataccccaggataccattggccttcttggccacacaggcacattgctggttcatggtcagcttgctctccaccagcactcccaggtccttctcaacagagccactttccagtatgtcaacccccaacctgtcCTGGTGCATagggtttttcctccccaggtgcaggactttggacttgcttttgttgaatttcatgaggttcccctcagcccagctctccagcctgtccgggtctcactggatggcagcacagccttcagGTGGATCAGctactcctcccagttttgtgccATCAACAAAtttgctgagggcacactccatcccttcatccaggtcattgatgaatatgttgaacgggactggatgcagcacagacccctggggaacaccactagtgacaggcctccaaacAGACTCTGTGCCactgatcacgaccctctgagctctgctgttcagccagttctcaatccagCTCACAGTCtactcatctaacccacacttcctaagcttacctatgacGATGTTATGGGAGATAGCATTAAAAGTGgtgctgaagttgaggtaaacaacatccactgctctcccttcatctacccagccagtcaggCCATCACcaaaggctatcaggttggtcaagcatgatctccccttggtgaatcccTGTTGACTCCTTCTGATAACTtgcttttcctctacatgcctggagatgaccttcggagttccatcacctttctggggatggaggtgaggctgactggcctatagtttcctgggtcctccttcttgccctttttgaattCTGGAGTGACTTTGACTACCCTCCAGTacttgggcacctctcctgtcctccatgatcTTTCCAAGATGATGGGGAGTGGCTTAGtgacagcatccaccagctccctcagcactcatgggtgcatccaattggggcccatggatttgtgaggatccagtttgcttAAATCATCTCggacccaatcctcctcaaccaagcAGAATTcatcctttctccagattttctctctcacctctggggctgggatgcctgagggccagccttagcagtaaagactgaagcaaagaaggcattcagtaactctgccttctctgcatcacCCATCACCAGGGCACCCGTCTTATTCAGCAAGGggccacagtttccccagtctttcttttactactgatgtatttgaagaagcccttcttgttatccttgacatccctttccagatttagttccaagtgggccttggccttcctcattgcaaCTCTACATACCCTGACAAccttcctatattcctcccaagtggccagtccctttttccacatactatAAATCTCCTTCTTCCATTTAAGTTTTTCTAGAAGatctttgctcatccatgcaggtctcctggctcctctgcctgacttcttcctcctggggatgcaccgatcttgagcttggagggagtggtccttgaatattgGACAGTTTTCTTGGAGTCCAAGTGAATACAGCTATTGGTCTTGTACCTGAACAACATTGAACTTTCTAGATGTTACGCTGAGGTTTGCTTAAGGTGTATGCTTTCAGATGTGTCCATAGGAATAAGCTCTTACAAGGAGTACATAAAGGCAGTATTGCTAGAGGCAGCACATACTAGTATCACAGTACATGTTTGCATTGTATAGCTGTCAAATATGCTAAAATACAGGTATCTACAATTAAGGCCTGGGGTTAAATTCTGCCCAGATTCTGCTTGAAATTACTATCTCTTCTTTATGGTCTCTTCCACAGTGGCACACTTCAAGTCTTCATAAATCAATCATCCTAATTCCCTGATGAGATGCAAGAGTTAAACAGTTTTTTACCATGTGAAATGGCCAGATGAGGCTTCGATTTACTATTGACaactctttttttgtgttgttgttgtttccaGGGCAGTTCGTTCAAAGGTTAAACAGTCCCAGTCCATGGAAATGGGATTACTGAAAACACCTGAACGAGATCAGGAGTCAGAAGATGAAATTTAGTATGAATATGGCTTGACTAGTTTACCGGCTCTACCATTAGGCTAATTGATACCTCATTTCTAGATTTGTTTGCCATCTTATTCATTCTTTACTACAACTTGCTATGCAAATATAATCTCCCAAGTACTGTCTACACCTACATAGTTACATCTTTATTTGCAGAGGGTAAACTTGGTACCTATTTGTGGTGGTTGCACTAGTACTTTGTTTATCACATGCTTCAAAGAAAACCAGACTAATATTAGACAGACTTGGAGTGGATGAGGTGGCATGATGAAGTCTGTGTGTTTGCCTCATTAAAAGCTAAGCAAAACGTTTCCAGATGCTGCTGAACAGACTGTTAAGTTTCCATAATTAAGGTGTCCAAATAAGTGTGTTTGATGCCCTGCAAGTAACTGTGCATAAATAACTGTGCAGACCTGGAAAACAGTAGAATGAGATAAAAAAATTGGGGTCTTGCAGCTGTCTTGTATAACACCTTCATGTCTCTGCTTGTAGCTTTATGTTGAACGGAAAGAAATACTCACTGCAAATCCATTCAGCATTTCCTTGAAGAGTGTGTAGTGTGTTCATTTCCACAGAGACACTAGCAAGCTTTGTAGGGGGACAAAAGAGGTGTATGATGGTAAAAAGCCACTGCAGTTATTCATTCTCATGCCTAGATAGTCCTGTCTCTTTGCTATCATTTGACTTTGAAAGCCAGTGAAATGACTCTGGTTTCCCTCTGTTCCTGGACTTTTCCAGAAAGGCCGAGGGGTGCCCATTGGGACAGCCCCTGGCCGAAAAGCCAGTTTCTTTCCTAaagttatttcctttcctttggtGGAATTTGGTGGAATTTCAGTAGGGTTCGTAGCAGACATGGGcctggacccagcacttggaGCAGGAGCAGGTAATGCTGATCTTTGGGCATGATGAAATGGATTTGCATCCTTTTCCTTGTGCTGCCCCTGCAAgcactgggcagcctgtgcaACACTGCATGGTGAGCTG encodes the following:
- the TMEM45A gene encoding transmembrane protein 45A, translated to MGNFKGHALPGSFFLLFGLWWSVKYPLKYACRKNKNACYLGSRAGFQRLEFVEGIIKAVFALIGMVAEQFVPDGPHLKLYNYEEKHWDHLMNWQHATMYLFYGISGLVDIVAHGTNALPVAMDRMMLSLAVFIEGFLFCYHLHGRAMLDVHVHQLLLFAIFGAAVCIFLEVFFRGSIVLEMLRTSLCILQGSWFWQIGFVLYPPNGSPEWNQMDHTNMMFLTMCYCWHYAFAFLILAVNYTIVSWAVRSKVKQSQSMEMGLLKTPERDQESEDEI